A section of the Streptomyces sp. NBC_01591 genome encodes:
- a CDS encoding tetratricopeptide repeat protein: MVFMGDRATLLETGRFVQRRVHRPDSATNAAFGVSATESNETTDTPETPEIIKATETAETAGCAATVESTEFTENTANAGADGSTETVGATESPGSAECPESAESEARHRRAADAGDTASMSVLGALLLRRGDLDGAEPYLRGATADGDRAAANNLGVLLHQRGYTDDAAGWWRIAAVAGSAAAAHALGRHYRERGDEPGAEYWLRQSAEQGHALGAYALADLLEHRSDVGAERWLRAAAEQGHREAAYRLARMLDRNAADDPHDAFGRPGLGPGTGDRPDEPVRSAVRKDDGPVAGPATGRVGEAEQWYRQAAARGHRRAALHLGAILEQRGEPKEAGRWYLISAKAGEARAACALGFLLRDAGDEESAAVWWLRAAQDGDGNAANALGALHAARGEQQTAERWYRAAMDAGDVNGAYNLGLLCAAQDRTPQAEQWYRRAAYAGHREAANALAVLLLQAGDATGAEPWFSKAAEAGSVDAAFNLGILYAGRDEDRAALVWYERAAAAGHTEAALQVGMALLHRGEEQEAERHLRCAAGGGSAEAAFRLAGVLDSRQPPPGPPALGEPMPEKTECEEWYERAAEQGHRRAQVRVGMLAAARGDVDSAARWYREAAESGSRNGAFNLGLLLAREGSEREAALWWSRAANDGHGRAALRLALLAARRGELTEGQRWCARAVELGPAEVAERAARLREALHQELTA, translated from the coding sequence ATGGTATTTATGGGGGACAGGGCAACTCTGTTGGAGACAGGGCGGTTTGTGCAGCGTCGCGTTCATCGACCGGATAGCGCGACGAATGCGGCTTTTGGCGTTTCCGCCACGGAGAGCAACGAGACCACTGACACACCTGAGACACCTGAGATCATCAAGGCGACCGAGACTGCCGAGACTGCGGGGTGTGCCGCGACCGTCGAGAGCACGGAGTTCACAGAGAACACGGCAAACGCTGGGGCCGACGGGAGCACCGAGACCGTCGGGGCCACGGAATCCCCCGGGAGCGCCGAGTGTCCGGAGAGCGCCGAGAGCGAGGCGCGTCACCGTCGCGCCGCCGACGCCGGGGACACCGCGTCGATGAGCGTCCTCGGCGCCCTGCTGCTGCGCCGCGGCGATCTGGACGGCGCCGAGCCCTACCTGCGCGGGGCCACCGCGGACGGTGACCGGGCCGCGGCCAACAACCTGGGCGTCCTCCTCCATCAGCGCGGATACACCGACGACGCGGCCGGCTGGTGGCGCATCGCCGCCGTCGCGGGATCCGCCGCCGCCGCGCACGCGCTGGGCCGCCACTACCGCGAGCGCGGCGACGAGCCCGGCGCCGAGTACTGGCTGCGGCAGTCCGCCGAACAGGGCCACGCGCTGGGCGCGTACGCTCTGGCCGACCTGCTGGAACACCGCAGCGACGTCGGCGCGGAGCGCTGGCTGCGTGCCGCCGCCGAACAGGGGCACCGGGAGGCCGCCTACCGCCTCGCGCGCATGCTGGACCGCAACGCCGCGGACGACCCGCACGACGCCTTCGGCCGCCCGGGGCTGGGTCCCGGCACGGGCGACCGTCCCGATGAGCCCGTCCGTTCCGCGGTGCGCAAGGACGACGGCCCGGTGGCGGGTCCGGCGACCGGGCGCGTGGGCGAGGCCGAGCAGTGGTACCGGCAGGCCGCCGCGCGTGGCCACCGGCGTGCCGCCCTGCACCTCGGCGCCATCCTCGAACAGCGCGGCGAGCCCAAGGAGGCCGGCCGCTGGTACCTCATCTCCGCGAAGGCGGGCGAGGCGCGCGCCGCCTGCGCGCTCGGCTTCCTGCTGCGTGACGCGGGCGACGAGGAGAGTGCCGCCGTGTGGTGGCTGCGCGCGGCCCAGGACGGCGACGGGAACGCCGCCAACGCCCTGGGTGCCCTGCACGCGGCCCGTGGTGAGCAGCAGACCGCCGAGCGCTGGTACCGCGCCGCCATGGACGCGGGCGACGTCAACGGCGCCTACAACCTGGGCCTGCTCTGCGCGGCCCAGGACCGTACGCCGCAGGCCGAGCAGTGGTACCGCCGCGCCGCGTACGCGGGCCACCGCGAGGCCGCCAACGCGCTGGCCGTGCTCCTGCTCCAGGCGGGCGACGCGACCGGCGCCGAGCCCTGGTTCTCCAAGGCGGCCGAGGCGGGCAGCGTCGACGCGGCGTTCAACCTCGGCATCCTGTACGCCGGGCGCGACGAGGACCGTGCGGCACTGGTCTGGTACGAGCGTGCTGCGGCGGCCGGCCACACCGAGGCCGCCCTCCAGGTCGGCATGGCCCTGCTGCACCGTGGTGAGGAGCAGGAGGCGGAGCGCCATCTGCGCTGCGCGGCGGGCGGCGGCAGCGCGGAGGCCGCCTTCCGGCTGGCCGGCGTGCTGGACTCGCGGCAGCCGCCGCCCGGGCCCCCCGCGCTCGGCGAGCCGATGCCGGAGAAGACCGAGTGCGAGGAGTGGTACGAGCGGGCCGCCGAGCAGGGGCACCGACGTGCCCAGGTGCGGGTCGGGATGCTCGCGGCGGCCCGTGGCGACGTGGACAGCGCCGCCCGCTGGTACCGCGAGGCCGCCGAGTCGGGCAGCCGCAACGGTGCCTTCAACCTCGGGCTGCTGCTGGCCCGCGAGGGCAGCGAGCGCGAGGCCGCGCTGTGGTGGAGCCGCGCCGCGAACGACGGGCACGGGCGGGCCGCCCTGCGCCTTGCCCTGCTGGCCGCCCGCCGCGGCGAGCTCACCGAGGGGCAGCGCTGGTGTGCGCGGGCGGTCGAGCTGGGCCCGGCGGAGGTCGCCGAGCGGGCTGCCCGGCTGCGGGAGGCGCTGCACCAGGAGCTGACCGCGTAG